A single genomic interval of Sebastes umbrosus isolate fSebUmb1 chromosome 11, fSebUmb1.pri, whole genome shotgun sequence harbors:
- the gpatch4 gene encoding G patch domain-containing protein 4, protein MAEAVPEKSRGLKFAEQQLLRHGWEHGKGLGRAENGLSEAIKVKVKCGKGGVGHKEGEQFTFHWWDHVFNKASSSLQVESDQNGIQLKKTVEEDEEDGMISNKKPRIGALAKAKLYGCFVKSATLLSGELQPEPKPSSSDDSSSSSSSSDEDDDQKLDLSSTTKLSDADLMKACGGRTAHKGARHGLTMSAKLARLEQQEAEFMAKYAKKSQPGSAPPVCVAPTPPTSQETVVDSQRKKIKKKKRSTGSVYELNGDEVSESPEMDVKPKKKKKKKASEDTEEITVSTEGDVICVENSDTDHSHKPKKKQKKKKNNEEQNEEEEEGTPSPAAESPEEAAELHTKVKKKKKSSKHHSEPAEEEESKDTESSQSETLQDCTLKTKKKKAVVVLEEAEVLQEEATVKQKRKKCKKDKLSVEDNTNDEALPPKKKKTKKSKE, encoded by the exons ATGGCTGAAGCTGTACCAGAGAAAAGTCGTGGCTTGAAGTTTGCGGAGCAGCAACTCCTGCGTCACGGCTGGGAACACG GTAAAGGACTGGGGCGAGCTGAGAACGGCTTATCGGAAGCTATCAAGGTCAAAGTGAAATGTGGCAAAGGAGGG GTTGGTCATAAGGAAGGGGAGCAGTTCACCTTCCACTGGTGGGATCATGTCTTCAATAAGGCGTCTTCCAGTCTGCAGGTGGAGTCTGATCAG AACGGTATTCAGTTGAAGAAGACggtggaggaagatgaagaggatggGATGATCTCCAATAAAAAGCCACGGATAGGAGCGCTGGCTAAAGCCAAACTTTATGGATGCTTTGTCAAG TCAGCCACACTGCTGTCTGGTGAGTTGCAACCAGAGCCGAAGCCTTCCAGCTCAgacgacagcagcagcagcagcagcagctcggacGAGGATGACGACCAGAAACTGGATCTCTCCAGCACCACAAA GCTTTCCGATGCTGATCTAATGAAGGCTTGTGGAGGACGCACGGCTCACAA AGGAGCCAGGCACGGCTTGACCATGAGCGCCAAGTTAGCCAGGCTGGAGCAGCAGGAGGCTGAGTTCATGGCCAAGTACGCCAAGAAGAGCCAACCAGGAAGCGCTCCACCGGTTTGTGTTGCACCGACTCCACCGACCTCCCAGGAGACGGTCGTGGACTCTCAGAGAAAAaagataaagaagaagaagagatccACTGGGAGCGTTTATGAGCTAAATGGTGATGAAGTGTCTGAAAGTCCTGAAATGGACGTTAAAcccaaaaagaagaagaaaaagaaagccaGCGAGGACACTGAGGAAATAACTGTTTCCACTGAGGGGGATGTGATCTGTGTAGAAAACAGTGACACAGACCATTCTCATAAACCaaagaagaaacagaaaaagaagaaaaacaatgaagagcagaatgaagaagaagaagaaggaacgCCTTCACCAGCAGCTGAGAGTCCGGAGGAGGCTGCTGAGCTGCACACaaaagtgaagaagaagaagaaatcctCCAAACACCACAGTGAACcggctgaggaagaggagagtaaGGATACAGAATCCAGCCAGTCAGAGACGCTCCAGGACTGCACTCTAaaaaccaaaaagaaaaaagctgtaGTTGTATTGGAGGAAGCAGAAGTTTTACAGGAAGAAGCAACGGTAAAGCAGAAAAGGAAAAAGTGTAAAAAGGACAAACTATCTGTAGAGGACAACACAAACGATGAGGCACTTCctccaaagaagaagaaaacaaagaagtCCAAAGAGTAG